The Vampirovibrio chlorellavorus genome has a segment encoding these proteins:
- a CDS encoding polysaccharide biosynthesis/export family protein — MLKDCLKNSLDRSRTYRQMSAAALATLLAFSYTAYCQESQLPGSTASSTGAATERKLISIGEPSFQQVSNTQINAKIVANFTGRKYRLGPNDVLTVAVYDAPEFSQENLLVQPDGNITIAPFGAMDVAGLTIDELQHEISDRLKYYLNQPKVTVKLERTKPFQVYVTGGVLRPGAYEMVTDVSRIQMVNNLGFPGVLMERKLPLLSNVLVAAGGLRYDADFEHVKVRNRFDGSSFEINLLDLIQNGNTEQDLFLVAGDSVEVPALPTPYAVNDKHYQSMLGASFFQKDIPVKVVGYVNKPGVYLLDGAQSANLNSAIGQAGGYLATEASYAPTKVYVSRMDKNGHLTTTTVDPRHEDMSLRPNDVVYVPNKITPRVGKAFDYVARIVMPIASMAAGANNWALLFDPRRFNVNVNTR; from the coding sequence ATGTTGAAAGATTGTTTGAAAAATAGTTTGGATCGCTCCAGAACGTATCGGCAAATGAGCGCCGCGGCGCTGGCAACGTTATTGGCCTTTTCCTATACAGCCTACTGTCAGGAGAGCCAGCTACCCGGGTCAACGGCATCCTCGACGGGGGCCGCCACGGAGCGGAAACTCATTTCCATCGGGGAGCCCTCTTTTCAACAGGTCTCCAATACCCAGATCAACGCCAAAATCGTGGCCAACTTTACCGGACGTAAATATCGTCTGGGGCCCAACGATGTCCTGACCGTGGCCGTGTATGACGCGCCGGAGTTTTCTCAGGAGAATTTGCTGGTGCAGCCGGATGGCAATATTACCATTGCCCCCTTTGGGGCCATGGATGTGGCGGGCCTGACCATAGACGAGTTGCAGCATGAAATTTCCGATCGCTTGAAGTACTACCTGAACCAGCCCAAGGTCACGGTCAAGCTGGAGCGCACCAAGCCCTTTCAGGTGTATGTCACCGGCGGGGTCTTGCGGCCGGGGGCCTACGAAATGGTGACCGATGTTTCCCGCATTCAGATGGTCAACAATCTGGGCTTTCCCGGGGTGTTGATGGAGCGCAAATTGCCGCTGCTTTCCAATGTGCTGGTGGCCGCTGGCGGCTTGCGGTACGACGCTGACTTTGAACATGTCAAGGTGCGAAACCGTTTTGACGGCTCCTCCTTTGAAATTAACCTGCTGGATCTGATTCAGAATGGCAACACCGAGCAGGATCTGTTTCTGGTGGCCGGGGACTCGGTGGAAGTACCCGCATTGCCCACTCCCTACGCGGTGAATGACAAGCACTATCAATCCATGCTGGGGGCTTCCTTTTTCCAGAAAGACATTCCGGTGAAAGTGGTGGGTTATGTCAACAAGCCGGGTGTTTACCTGCTGGATGGGGCCCAGTCCGCCAACTTGAATTCGGCCATTGGGCAGGCGGGTGGCTACCTGGCCACGGAGGCTTCCTACGCTCCGACCAAGGTCTACGTCAGTCGGATGGATAAAAATGGGCATCTGACCACCACTACCGTGGATCCCCGGCACGAGGACATGAGCCTGCGACCCAATGATGTGGTGTATGTGCCCAACAAAATTACCCCTCGGGTGGGCAAGGCCTTCGATTATGTCGCCCGTATCGTGATGCCCATCGCCTCGATGGCCGCTGGGGCCAATAACTGGGCGCTGTTGTTTGATCCGCGGCGCTTCAATGTGAATGTAAATACCCGTTAA
- a CDS encoding lipopolysaccharide biosynthesis protein, with protein sequence MSKMFQSGTVSDSAPLSGRLIRNLGLTFFEAVITRGLNFFLILLLTRTLGPSDYGKYAFIFVAVSVLSALFDFGMENTAVRFSARDKTRMDSVFGLYLTLKLGILCVVIVTLILAQQCLFFALNKSELMVYLPFLIVGLVGESLFFINDTYCQANQWFQLRATLNIIRFSVSCFFIGMLFFYNALSLQWVLYVYCIPFLFSLLFLGQYIKFISAFWKSDLPKGLITEMAGYQKWMLVYSVANNLLSRLDFVMLGLWVSYAQLGIYNAAVQLCTIIAFLPLVLGKVLLPTLSDLDEGQVFHISEKIIPCTLILVFAALMLIPVSPIAIPFLFGKQYQLSVGIFQILVLAYAASLMSMPFEQALYSLGKPDVLCRSRYWQLAVIVLFNIALIPFWGVYGAAVSNLIGRLLYLLQTRLHYLRQQAACDKTEPQWVVGS encoded by the coding sequence ATGTCAAAGATGTTCCAGTCAGGCACCGTGTCTGATTCAGCACCCTTGTCCGGTCGTTTGATCCGCAACCTGGGGCTCACCTTCTTTGAGGCCGTGATCACCCGGGGGCTGAATTTTTTTCTGATTCTGCTGCTGACACGCACTTTAGGGCCTTCCGATTACGGGAAATACGCGTTTATTTTTGTGGCGGTCTCCGTGTTGAGCGCCCTGTTCGATTTTGGAATGGAGAATACGGCGGTTCGTTTTTCGGCTCGGGATAAGACGCGGATGGACTCTGTGTTTGGGCTCTATCTCACGCTGAAATTGGGGATTTTGTGTGTGGTTATTGTAACCCTGATACTGGCTCAGCAGTGCCTGTTTTTCGCATTGAACAAATCGGAGTTGATGGTGTACCTGCCATTCCTGATTGTGGGTTTGGTGGGTGAGTCGCTGTTTTTTATAAACGATACTTACTGTCAGGCCAATCAATGGTTTCAGCTGCGGGCGACTTTAAATATCATTCGTTTCTCGGTTTCCTGCTTCTTCATCGGAATGCTCTTCTTTTATAATGCGCTGTCTCTACAGTGGGTACTTTATGTTTACTGCATTCCCTTTTTGTTTTCATTGCTGTTTTTAGGGCAGTACATAAAATTTATCAGTGCCTTTTGGAAAAGTGATTTACCCAAGGGCTTAATCACCGAGATGGCCGGCTACCAGAAATGGATGCTGGTCTATTCGGTGGCCAATAATCTGTTGAGTCGTCTTGATTTTGTGATGCTGGGTCTATGGGTGAGTTACGCGCAGTTGGGAATTTATAACGCCGCGGTTCAGCTTTGTACCATTATCGCCTTTTTACCGCTGGTGCTGGGGAAAGTGCTGTTACCCACCCTGTCTGATCTGGATGAGGGTCAGGTATTCCATATCTCTGAAAAAATTATTCCCTGCACACTCATTCTGGTTTTTGCCGCCCTGATGCTTATTCCCGTCAGCCCAATTGCTATCCCATTTTTGTTTGGCAAGCAGTACCAGTTATCTGTGGGTATTTTTCAGATTTTGGTACTGGCCTACGCGGCCAGTTTAATGAGTATGCCCTTTGAGCAGGCCTTGTATTCTTTGGGAAAGCCTGATGTTTTGTGTAGGTCTCGCTATTGGCAATTGGCGGTTATTGTTTTGTTTAACATCGCCTTGATTCCTTTTTGGGGTGTTTATGGCGCGGCGGTCAGCAATCTGATCGGTCGTCTGCTTTATCTTTTACAGACTCGCCTGCATTACTTGCGGCAGCAGGCCGCCTGTGACAAAACAGAGCCGCAATGGGTCGTGGGGTCTTAG
- a CDS encoding O-antigen ligase family protein: MSSRLLTMTDSLQARRWVWLFVLVSALIGALSLIVPVYWIALAFLALGGLIYLLLNPEKTFFLAIFTIPFTERIRVLPISFSINEVIILFAVGSCLLNALLTVPRVSLRTSLDGWILVLTLLFFGCGFFSMSHTGMLGFFKIVEAFAMFYIGIYLLRTRQITRADVLRVILATALFQAAIGMFQSVTGIGSDFRSARGYLGYLGLGSNMVWHGKGTTWHFNTLGNFLVVSLLAFVPVFFRHIKRKKRAILWAAIILLGIITTYSRGTLLGLIAGLIFYLAVSQPNWKRSLLMVGAFLLLVIFPLVSSLSNSAYMETVSYSERLTIWQVPWAAITASSKAFWFGSGLNSYSLAAWPYIPAFVPLSQYHNWFAHNFYLLTVMESGFIGAAILFSFLLFLWLNAWAQYRASNGGHKTYAILISSAMVGVFFVSIFDHTFASPHYKVFVFVLLSLLYVKDVPVRHRV; the protein is encoded by the coding sequence ATGAGTAGTCGCTTGCTGACCATGACAGATTCCCTGCAGGCCCGGAGATGGGTATGGCTTTTCGTACTCGTCTCCGCCCTGATCGGGGCCTTGAGTCTGATCGTCCCCGTGTACTGGATTGCTCTGGCCTTTCTGGCTCTGGGGGGCTTGATTTATCTACTCCTCAATCCCGAAAAGACATTTTTTCTAGCCATTTTTACCATTCCTTTCACGGAGCGGATTCGGGTTTTACCCATCAGCTTCTCAATCAACGAGGTGATCATTCTTTTTGCGGTGGGTAGTTGTCTGTTAAACGCCTTACTCACCGTCCCCAGGGTATCCCTGCGCACGTCACTGGATGGATGGATTCTGGTGCTGACCCTCCTGTTTTTTGGATGCGGATTTTTCTCCATGAGTCATACCGGCATGCTGGGCTTCTTTAAAATTGTGGAAGCCTTTGCCATGTTTTATATCGGCATTTACCTTTTGCGCACCCGGCAGATTACCCGAGCGGACGTGCTTAGGGTCATTCTGGCGACCGCCCTGTTTCAGGCGGCCATCGGGATGTTTCAGTCAGTGACCGGTATCGGCTCCGACTTTCGATCCGCTCGTGGGTATCTGGGATATTTGGGTTTGGGCTCCAACATGGTGTGGCATGGCAAGGGCACCACTTGGCACTTTAACACGCTGGGCAATTTTCTGGTGGTCAGTCTGCTGGCTTTTGTGCCTGTGTTCTTTCGGCATATTAAACGCAAGAAACGCGCCATCCTTTGGGCGGCTATTATTTTGTTGGGCATTATTACCACTTACTCCAGAGGGACTCTGCTGGGGCTGATTGCCGGGTTGATTTTTTATCTGGCCGTCAGTCAGCCAAACTGGAAGCGTTCACTGTTGATGGTTGGCGCTTTCCTGTTGCTGGTTATCTTTCCGCTGGTTTCCTCCTTGTCCAACTCTGCTTACATGGAAACCGTCAGTTACAGCGAACGTTTGACAATTTGGCAAGTGCCCTGGGCGGCCATCACCGCCAGTAGTAAAGCCTTTTGGTTTGGCTCGGGGCTGAATTCCTACTCTCTGGCAGCCTGGCCTTATATTCCGGCCTTTGTGCCTCTGTCACAGTATCACAACTGGTTTGCCCATAATTTTTATCTTTTAACGGTCATGGAATCTGGATTCATTGGGGCGGCCATTCTGTTCAGTTTTTTGTTGTTTCTCTGGCTGAACGCCTGGGCTCAGTATCGGGCTTCCAATGGAGGGCACAAGACTTACGCCATTTTGATCAGTTCGGCAATGGTGGGTGTGTTTTTTGTCAGTATTTTTGACCATACCTTTGCCTCACCCCATTACAAAGTATTCGTTTTTGTTTTGCTGAGTTTGTTATATGTCAAAGATGTTCCAGTCAGGCACCGTGTCTGA
- a CDS encoding PHP domain-containing protein, which yields MIDLHMHTIFSDGSVRPEDLVQLAVDNQLEAIAITDHDTTESLTHAQKAAEGLPLEIIPGIEVNTVWKEKEVHILGYYIDPEDNALQAVIENHRNSRVVQIQEMAHRLKAKARLNISYEDIVKEASDIGTIGRPHVAKAIIAKGGAANISQAFNKFLNPRCETYVRRQTVSPHEAVEAIHESGGIAVVAHPGDMEMIETLAEDLMNYGLRGLEAYHRSHSPALIEFHCSLAEKLGLIVTGGTDFHGTVDLYKKSLERLHMPPAVYRELHAERKRRQLSAFKAS from the coding sequence ATGATTGATCTGCATATGCATACCATTTTTTCGGATGGTTCGGTGCGCCCGGAGGATCTGGTGCAATTGGCCGTGGACAACCAATTGGAGGCCATCGCTATTACCGATCACGATACCACCGAGTCCCTGACCCATGCCCAAAAGGCCGCCGAGGGCCTGCCGCTGGAAATTATTCCCGGCATTGAGGTGAATACGGTGTGGAAAGAGAAAGAAGTCCACATCCTGGGTTACTACATCGATCCCGAGGACAACGCGCTGCAAGCGGTCATTGAGAATCACCGTAATTCCCGGGTAGTGCAGATTCAGGAGATGGCCCACCGACTCAAGGCCAAGGCCCGCCTGAACATCTCCTACGAGGATATCGTGAAGGAAGCCAGTGACATTGGCACCATTGGGCGTCCGCATGTGGCCAAGGCCATCATCGCCAAGGGCGGCGCCGCCAATATCTCTCAGGCTTTTAACAAGTTCCTGAACCCCCGTTGTGAGACATACGTGCGTCGGCAAACCGTTTCGCCGCACGAGGCGGTGGAAGCCATCCATGAAAGCGGGGGGATCGCGGTGGTGGCTCATCCCGGGGACATGGAAATGATTGAAACGCTGGCCGAAGACCTGATGAATTACGGTCTGCGGGGCCTGGAGGCCTATCACCGTAGTCACTCTCCCGCCCTGATTGAGTTTCACTGCTCCCTGGCTGAAAAGCTGGGTCTGATTGTGACCGGCGGTACTGATTTTCACGGCACCGTGGATCTCTACAAAAAATCGCTGGAGCGCTTGCACATGCCCCCGGCCGTTTACCGGGAACTGCACGCCGAGCGGAAACGCCGCCAGCTCTCAGCCTTCAAAGCCTCCTAA
- a CDS encoding WecB/TagA/CpsF family glycosyltransferase: protein MKIEEFQQSRFTRNLIRDRWLIGVSVGVMTIFSGLYVLTIYKPAYESEAKVWIKDTSTRSYLSESGNQPGYLSPLTQAGNPLMTQAEILKSREMAAYLSEFVARYQSRSQWAKTLNGQPNTWELIEVKTEPNTDVLQVALKWNNPQLASDMLRAVLRKLDETNLVINRQIYTHKRQYVDQQLKGIEKNLLAVRERIKQFQAGNMAVDIDAQTQELVRLKSQLTAQLASVQAARRNSMGNASALQRHLAMNPGQALRAVALGSGNENLVKMRTDLALLKQQYARDGVKLAPTNPGMQAVRAQIQALESQVRREIQQTTGRTSVSGPLIFDSVRSQLVQDLAASSARSVGLNSEAASLASAIQQVDAALREVPRNRYVLSGLKEEEKALALAYDELRKMQIETRIKEAETPSNVFVVDAPSVPLKQSFPTGAHLVVLSMLMGLGVGMGLSVLKTRVADRCEGAEAVAAVTQGKILGVVPWLEDPPEQRTALEPSMFSLNDMACKHIIGNLRIQATERRANVILFTSSALEKPLVGGAYHLAQCMSRLGQKVAFIDADCRPSGLSGFLENTAELQDLSDLILAADLKLRSDQAVSPDEILRSLRQDVNGIYLALTRRPMQNPYDYFASRGFGHVLQVLKREFDWVFVDTPAGAINPEFMAIAHISDGVVLFVDRQATFKGLQSIRDKIRAAGVPLLGSIVREENRQLEFQQSVYEDWQNPKGGGGLTVPLGGSPRTNPRRVEVMGAYVDALTMSETVERIAESIDQGQSIQHVVVNVAKLVAMRHDKKLREMVNGCDLINADGAGVVLGARLLGINIPERVTGIDLMENLMAVASQKRYRVYFLGAAQPVVEDVVAHYQQQYPDLEICGYGNGYFSKEEEAQVARRIRQAKPDILLVAMSTPKKEAFITEYKKDMNVPFIMGVGGSFDVVAGKVKRAPDWMQQYGLEWFYRLIQEPRRMWKRYLFTNAEFGLMLAGKAVSRQWAVVHE from the coding sequence ATGAAAATCGAGGAATTTCAGCAGAGCCGGTTTACCCGGAACCTGATTCGGGATCGTTGGCTGATTGGGGTATCGGTCGGGGTCATGACCATCTTTTCAGGGCTGTATGTGCTGACCATTTACAAACCGGCGTACGAATCGGAAGCCAAGGTGTGGATTAAAGATACCTCCACCCGCAGTTACCTTTCGGAGTCCGGAAATCAGCCCGGTTACCTGAGTCCGCTGACCCAGGCGGGCAATCCGTTGATGACTCAGGCCGAGATTTTAAAATCCAGGGAAATGGCCGCTTACCTCTCCGAGTTCGTGGCCCGTTATCAATCCCGTTCACAGTGGGCCAAGACCCTGAATGGACAACCCAATACCTGGGAATTGATTGAGGTGAAGACCGAACCCAATACCGATGTGTTGCAGGTGGCTCTGAAGTGGAATAACCCGCAGCTGGCCAGTGATATGTTGCGGGCGGTTCTGAGAAAACTGGATGAGACCAATCTGGTTATCAACCGCCAGATTTATACCCATAAACGACAGTATGTGGATCAGCAGCTCAAGGGCATCGAGAAAAATCTGCTGGCTGTGCGAGAGCGCATCAAACAGTTTCAGGCTGGTAACATGGCCGTGGATATTGACGCCCAGACGCAGGAACTGGTTCGCCTGAAGTCCCAGTTGACCGCGCAGTTGGCTTCGGTTCAGGCGGCTCGACGGAACAGCATGGGTAACGCTTCCGCCCTTCAGCGCCATTTGGCCATGAATCCCGGTCAGGCCTTGCGGGCTGTGGCTCTGGGTTCCGGGAATGAAAATCTGGTAAAAATGCGAACCGATCTGGCCCTGTTGAAGCAGCAGTACGCCAGGGACGGCGTCAAGCTGGCGCCGACCAACCCTGGCATGCAGGCGGTTCGTGCCCAAATTCAGGCGCTGGAATCCCAGGTGCGCCGTGAGATTCAGCAGACCACCGGGAGAACGTCGGTGAGTGGCCCTCTGATTTTTGACTCGGTACGTAGCCAGTTGGTGCAGGATTTGGCCGCTTCCAGCGCCCGTTCGGTGGGGTTGAATTCTGAGGCGGCCAGCCTGGCCTCGGCCATTCAGCAGGTGGATGCCGCCCTTCGGGAAGTGCCCCGGAATCGCTACGTGTTGTCCGGGCTGAAAGAAGAAGAGAAAGCCCTGGCTTTGGCCTACGATGAGCTGCGTAAAATGCAGATTGAAACCCGGATCAAAGAGGCGGAAACTCCCAGTAACGTTTTCGTGGTGGATGCCCCCAGTGTCCCCTTGAAGCAGTCATTCCCCACGGGCGCCCATCTGGTGGTGCTGTCCATGCTGATGGGATTGGGCGTAGGCATGGGATTGTCCGTACTTAAAACCAGAGTGGCGGATCGGTGCGAGGGGGCGGAGGCGGTAGCCGCAGTGACTCAGGGCAAAATACTCGGGGTCGTTCCCTGGCTGGAAGATCCGCCGGAACAGCGCACCGCCCTGGAGCCGTCCATGTTTAGCCTGAATGATATGGCCTGCAAACATATTATCGGTAACTTGCGGATTCAGGCGACGGAGCGGAGAGCCAACGTCATCCTGTTCACCTCTTCGGCGCTTGAGAAGCCTCTGGTTGGTGGGGCTTATCACCTGGCTCAGTGCATGAGCCGCCTGGGGCAAAAAGTTGCTTTCATTGATGCTGATTGTCGTCCTTCGGGTCTTTCCGGATTTTTGGAAAATACTGCCGAACTTCAGGATCTCAGCGACTTGATTCTGGCGGCGGACTTGAAGTTGCGCAGCGATCAGGCTGTTTCCCCGGATGAAATCCTGCGGAGTCTGCGGCAGGATGTCAATGGAATCTACCTGGCCCTGACGCGTCGTCCGATGCAGAACCCCTACGATTATTTCGCCAGTCGGGGGTTTGGTCATGTTCTGCAGGTGTTGAAACGGGAATTTGACTGGGTCTTTGTGGATACGCCCGCAGGCGCTATTAACCCCGAGTTTATGGCCATTGCCCATATCTCGGATGGGGTGGTGCTGTTCGTGGATCGACAGGCGACCTTCAAGGGCCTTCAGTCCATTCGCGACAAGATCCGCGCTGCCGGTGTGCCCCTGTTGGGCTCTATTGTCCGTGAGGAGAACCGTCAACTGGAGTTTCAGCAATCGGTCTACGAGGACTGGCAGAATCCCAAAGGGGGCGGTGGCCTGACCGTTCCCCTGGGCGGATCTCCCCGTACCAATCCCCGCCGTGTTGAAGTGATGGGAGCCTACGTGGATGCCTTGACCATGTCTGAAACTGTGGAGCGCATTGCGGAAAGCATTGATCAGGGGCAGTCCATACAGCATGTGGTGGTGAATGTGGCTAAACTGGTGGCCATGCGTCACGACAAAAAATTGCGGGAAATGGTCAACGGCTGTGACTTGATTAATGCCGACGGGGCCGGTGTGGTTCTGGGCGCCAGACTGCTGGGCATCAATATCCCCGAGCGGGTGACCGGAATTGATTTGATGGAAAACCTGATGGCAGTGGCCAGCCAGAAGCGCTATCGCGTTTATTTCCTGGGGGCCGCCCAGCCGGTGGTGGAGGATGTGGTGGCTCATTACCAGCAGCAATATCCGGACCTGGAGATTTGCGGCTATGGCAATGGGTACTTCAGCAAAGAGGAAGAGGCTCAGGTGGCTCGTAGAATTCGTCAGGCAAAGCCCGATATTCTGCTGGTGGCCATGAGTACTCCCAAAAAGGAAGCCTTCATTACTGAGTACAAAAAGGACATGAACGTGCCCTTTATCATGGGGGTGGGCGGCAGTTTCGACGTGGTTGCGGGCAAAGTGAAACGTGCCCCAGACTGGATGCAGCAGTATGGCCTGGAATGGTTCTACCGGTTGATTCAGGAGCCACGCCGCATGTGGAAACGCTATTTGTTCACCAACGCGGAGTTTGGGTTGATGTTGGCAGGCAAGGCCGTTTCCCGGCAGTGGGCAGTGGTTCATGAGTAG
- a CDS encoding ArnT family glycosyltransferase yields MSQPPLPSSPESEPLTPSHAVAALSTQPPGSIGSRLCKAFSTWKNVNPLYTALGVLVLALITYLYIQCIDTENMGFTHDDGVYATVGKSLALGKGFKLLHVIGEPGQIKYPFIYPIILSVVWLFNPHYPENLPALLYITIAFAIAACWLMFIWLKDCQKMPGWLVLTLAVIIPTNFYFIYFFSMVMSEAPYLFFTLLILWYFHRITQSAQTLQKKDLFLLVTLSSLCFLTRVLGLAMIAGIGVWLVLNRQWRNALIYGLGCLLTGVLPWVLWVKFNTPPVNDLNYPLINAYSNYGLEFFHNLTTANYLNGLGVSLLTLILKLQEVMFPLIPNFFKIYPKLKANQDLVEWFSLMAMLMAYVVFGYFLLQGISTLRKSWANGKFSAKPFTLPGLYLFFYILIITFWNYDDQMARFLSPVLPIIWLYFFKPFMAVLPELGRPLATPRRKVVLATAFTLLACTVALWNVGGSYRTIVTSRSQHWVESGKYRWLWDEYKASFKWIRENLPRDARLSVASDVVFYLNTERPTFYTFYASMRRKNGKFTDDSIPLLMKSLDHYKVNYLVAEPHMQFRTLLAPVNWVAQQLMTQYPRRFVHLYQTPKGSIHVFKILPPETPRQLPGTPQGQ; encoded by the coding sequence ATGTCTCAGCCGCCCCTTCCTTCTTCTCCAGAATCAGAGCCCCTAACCCCCTCACACGCTGTGGCAGCGTTGTCCACTCAGCCGCCGGGGTCAATAGGGTCTCGGCTGTGCAAGGCCTTTTCCACCTGGAAGAACGTGAATCCCCTGTACACGGCGCTGGGCGTCCTGGTGCTGGCACTGATCACCTACCTGTATATCCAGTGTATTGATACTGAAAACATGGGCTTTACCCACGATGATGGCGTGTACGCCACCGTGGGCAAATCCCTGGCCCTGGGCAAGGGATTCAAACTGTTGCACGTCATCGGGGAGCCGGGGCAAATCAAATACCCCTTCATTTACCCGATCATTCTCTCGGTGGTGTGGCTTTTCAACCCCCACTACCCGGAGAACCTGCCAGCCCTGCTTTACATAACCATTGCCTTCGCCATCGCCGCCTGCTGGCTGATGTTTATCTGGCTGAAAGACTGCCAGAAAATGCCGGGGTGGCTGGTACTGACGCTAGCCGTCATCATCCCCACCAACTTCTACTTTATCTACTTTTTCAGCATGGTCATGTCGGAAGCCCCCTACCTGTTCTTCACCCTGCTCATTCTGTGGTACTTCCACCGCATTACCCAAAGCGCTCAAACCCTCCAGAAGAAAGACCTTTTCTTGCTGGTGACCCTCTCCTCCCTGTGTTTTTTAACCCGGGTGCTGGGTCTGGCCATGATAGCGGGCATCGGGGTGTGGCTGGTGCTGAACCGGCAATGGCGAAACGCCCTGATTTATGGTCTGGGCTGTCTGTTAACCGGTGTTTTGCCCTGGGTGCTGTGGGTCAAGTTCAACACCCCGCCGGTCAACGATCTGAACTATCCGCTGATCAACGCTTACAGCAACTATGGCCTTGAGTTTTTCCACAACCTGACCACCGCCAACTACCTCAACGGACTGGGTGTTTCCTTGCTGACCTTGATCCTGAAACTCCAGGAAGTCATGTTCCCCCTGATACCCAACTTTTTCAAGATCTACCCCAAGCTAAAAGCCAATCAGGATCTGGTGGAGTGGTTCAGCCTGATGGCCATGCTCATGGCCTATGTGGTTTTTGGCTATTTCCTGCTGCAAGGCATCAGCACCCTCAGGAAAAGCTGGGCCAATGGAAAATTCAGCGCCAAACCCTTCACCCTGCCCGGCCTGTACCTGTTTTTCTACATTTTAATCATTACCTTCTGGAATTATGACGATCAGATGGCCCGCTTCCTGTCGCCGGTTTTGCCCATCATCTGGTTGTACTTTTTCAAGCCCTTCATGGCTGTTTTGCCAGAACTGGGTCGTCCCCTGGCCACGCCCCGGAGGAAAGTGGTGCTGGCCACCGCCTTTACCCTGCTGGCGTGTACTGTCGCCCTGTGGAATGTGGGGGGATCGTACCGAACCATCGTCACCTCCCGATCCCAGCACTGGGTGGAATCCGGGAAATACCGCTGGCTATGGGATGAGTATAAGGCGTCCTTCAAATGGATTCGGGAGAACCTGCCCCGGGATGCCCGTTTGTCGGTGGCGTCTGACGTGGTGTTTTACCTGAATACCGAACGGCCCACGTTTTACACCTTTTATGCCAGTATGCGACGGAAAAACGGCAAGTTTACCGACGATTCCATTCCCTTGCTGATGAAAAGCCTGGATCACTACAAGGTCAATTACCTGGTGGCGGAGCCCCACATGCAGTTCCGCACCTTGCTGGCCCCGGTGAACTGGGTGGCCCAACAGTTGATGACCCAGTACCCCAGGCGCTTTGTCCACCTGTACCAGACCCCCAAAGGGTCCATCCATGTGTTCAAAATCCTGCCGCCAGAGACGCCCAGGCAACTACCCGGTACCCCGCAGGGCCAGTAA
- a CDS encoding nucleotide sugar dehydrogenase has translation MKQISVLGLGYIGLPTASILAANGFQVHGIDPVQRVVDIVNQGGVHIEEPGLKTLVQAAVRSGNLKAYTQSQVADVYILAVPTPITEDKQADLAYVGSAARSIVPLLKRGDLVILESTSPPGTTRDFLCAILAESGLALGTELFVAHCPERVLPGKIIKELIQNTRIIGGINTQSAELARQIYASFVEGDIHLTDATTAEMVKIMENTFRDVNIALANELAAMAPSLNINAWEVIRFANLHPRVNLHTPGPGVGGHCISVDPWFLVEKFPQAARIIHQARIINDGMPEYTYQLLLDTIQHIPNPKVTLLGLTYKADVDDVREAPSLKIAEMIRKNPQIELTIYDPHVKQADYELCGLESAFKQSDCILLAVDHAEFRYINPRQVGTLVRHHNIIDTRNALNQKDWEEAGFQYRLLGRDGAALTLRDPLASLEARFLAVH, from the coding sequence GTGAAACAGATTTCAGTCTTGGGACTTGGGTATATCGGCTTGCCTACGGCCAGTATTTTGGCGGCCAACGGGTTTCAGGTTCACGGCATTGATCCGGTGCAGCGGGTGGTGGACATCGTTAACCAGGGTGGCGTTCACATTGAGGAACCCGGCTTGAAAACGTTGGTGCAGGCGGCGGTCCGTTCTGGAAATCTCAAGGCTTACACCCAGTCACAAGTGGCGGATGTTTATATTTTGGCCGTACCCACCCCCATTACGGAGGACAAACAGGCCGATCTGGCCTACGTGGGGTCGGCGGCCCGTTCCATTGTGCCCCTGCTCAAACGCGGGGATCTGGTCATTCTGGAGTCCACCTCTCCGCCCGGCACCACCCGGGATTTTCTGTGCGCCATTCTGGCCGAGTCCGGGCTGGCGCTGGGCACCGAGCTGTTTGTGGCCCACTGCCCGGAGCGTGTCCTTCCCGGCAAGATTATCAAGGAACTGATCCAGAACACCCGCATTATTGGCGGAATTAACACCCAGTCCGCGGAGTTGGCCCGGCAGATTTACGCCAGCTTTGTGGAAGGGGACATTCACCTGACCGATGCCACCACGGCGGAGATGGTGAAGATTATGGAAAACACCTTCCGGGATGTGAATATTGCCCTGGCCAACGAGTTGGCGGCCATGGCCCCCAGTCTCAACATCAACGCCTGGGAGGTCATTCGTTTTGCTAACCTGCACCCTCGGGTGAATTTACACACCCCGGGGCCGGGGGTGGGCGGACATTGTATTTCGGTCGATCCCTGGTTTTTGGTGGAGAAATTTCCGCAGGCTGCCCGCATCATTCATCAGGCCCGCATCATCAATGACGGTATGCCCGAATATACCTACCAGCTGTTGCTGGATACCATTCAGCACATTCCCAATCCCAAGGTGACTTTGTTGGGGTTGACCTATAAGGCGGATGTGGATGATGTGCGGGAGGCTCCTTCATTAAAGATTGCGGAGATGATCCGGAAAAATCCGCAGATTGAACTGACCATTTATGATCCGCATGTGAAACAAGCCGATTATGAACTGTGCGGTTTGGAGAGTGCCTTTAAACAGTCTGACTGTATTTTGCTGGCCGTGGATCATGCCGAGTTCCGCTATATTAATCCTCGGCAGGTGGGCACGCTGGTTCGTCATCATAATATTATTGATACCCGGAATGCCTTGAATCAAAAAGACTGGGAAGAGGCCGGGTTTCAGTATCGCTTGCTGGGCAGGGATGGGGCGGCATTGACGCTCAGAGATCCCTTGGCCAGTCTGGAGGCCCGGTTTTTGGCTGTGCATTAG